A single window of Sporosarcina sp. Marseille-Q4943 DNA harbors:
- a CDS encoding YetF domain-containing protein — protein MDAIAKMDFWEMMLRTTFAFIILMILARFMGKKQISQLTFFHYVTGITIGSIAAEISAQSETPFLNGAVAMIWWAILTVFVNFLTVKSKKARILFDDQPTIIIHRGKISEQGMKKARLTLNDMNMMLREQSIFSVADVNYAILETNGQLSVMKKAAQETATRKDVKAPGNEPKYIPTEIISDGKLIKENLTELKLTEEWVYEQLEKNGFSKVEQVYYAEILKDGTLHIDQRTEEK, from the coding sequence ATGGATGCAATTGCGAAGATGGATTTTTGGGAAATGATGCTTAGAACGACTTTTGCTTTTATTATTCTTATGATACTCGCCAGATTTATGGGGAAAAAGCAGATTTCACAGCTTACTTTTTTCCATTATGTAACGGGAATTACAATCGGCTCTATTGCAGCTGAGATTTCCGCACAATCGGAAACTCCATTTCTAAACGGTGCAGTTGCAATGATTTGGTGGGCTATATTAACCGTATTTGTAAACTTTTTAACCGTAAAGTCTAAAAAAGCGAGAATTTTATTCGATGATCAACCGACCATCATTATTCACAGAGGCAAAATAAGTGAACAAGGGATGAAGAAGGCACGTCTAACATTGAACGATATGAACATGATGCTCCGGGAGCAAAGCATTTTCTCTGTTGCAGACGTGAATTATGCGATTCTCGAAACGAATGGTCAATTGAGCGTCATGAAAAAAGCGGCTCAAGAGACTGCAACGCGAAAAGATGTGAAAGCACCAGGCAATGAGCCAAAATATATTCCTACAGAAATCATTTCTGATGGAAAGTTAATCAAAGAAAACTTGACTGAACTCAAGCTGACAGAAGAATGGGTATATGAGCAGCTGGAGAAAAACGGGTTCAGTAAAGTGGAACAAGTCTATTACGCAGAAATCCTAAAAGACGGCACTCTCCATATCGACCAACGCACCGAAGAAAAATAA